The DNA segment CAGCGACACTCACACGCCGCTCACCGTCGTCAGTGAGGTACTTGTGCAGCGACAGTCTGACATGCTGCGTCGGATTGAGCCAGCGTCCGCTGACCAGGGCGAGATAACGCTTGGCGATCTTGCCGGCGCGGAACATGTCATGCAGGGACGTCAGTGCAGCGCGTTTCTTGGCCACGATCAGCAAGCCGGAAGTTTCGCGGTCGAGACGATGCGCCAACTCGAGAAACTTTGCTTGCGGTCGTGCCCGGCGCAGCTGCTCGATCACACCGAAGCTCACGCCGCTGCCGCCATGTACGGCCGTGCCCGATGGTTTGTCGAGAACGATCAGGGCCTCGTCCTCGAATACCAGGTCGAAATCGCGGGCTGGCGCCGCGGACTTTGTCGTGGCCGCCACCCGGATTGGCGGCACGCGCACCACATCGCCTTCGCGCAACCGATAGTCGGCCCCGATCCGGCCCTTGTTCACCCGCACTTCGCCGCTGTGCAGGATGCGATAGACGTGGCTCTTGGGCACCCCTTTGGCCAGCCGCAGCAGGTAATTGTCGATGCGCTGCCCGGCGGCCTCTTCGCCAACTTCGAGCAGGGTTGCTGCTTCTTTACTCAAGTCATTCATTTTGAAATACAATGATCACCGGTTAGCCGTTCTGCGACGGCGTGCCCGACGGCCCGAAGTGGCATCGGTGGCGCAGTTGCCGGATGTTGCCAGTTTTTGCGTGCATGGTCTGCGAGCGAATCAAAGACCGCACCATGACGGCATTGGGAGAAGAAGCCGGAGCAACGACTCCATCGCATATTGCATCGATGCCGCGTTGTCCTGATGACTACCTTCCAGCAGCCAAAAGGGTATTTCGCTCGCCCGAAGCAGCGATACTACTTGATTTGCGCGCAGCACAGGCACACACGATTGCGTGACGCAGGTCCTCCGACATAACGGCGACCGGCATCAAACAACGAGACGACAAACTCGATACCACATTGCAACTGGCACACTTACATAACATGCCTTATCTTCTGCAACCCTGGTTGGAACTCCCTAGCGATTAGCGGGGCGGGTGGTTTGTCGTGCCCTGCCCGCGCGCGGGAGCACACATGAAACGCATGCTTTTCAATGCGA comes from the Georgfuchsia toluolica genome and includes:
- a CDS encoding RluA family pseudouridine synthase; this encodes MNDLSKEAATLLEVGEEAAGQRIDNYLLRLAKGVPKSHVYRILHSGEVRVNKGRIGADYRLREGDVVRVPPIRVAATTKSAAPARDFDLVFEDEALIVLDKPSGTAVHGGSGVSFGVIEQLRRARPQAKFLELAHRLDRETSGLLIVAKKRAALTSLHDMFRAGKIAKRYLALVSGRWLNPTQHVRLSLHKYLTDDGERRVSVAAEGKEAHSIVRLKARWENFSLVEVELKTGRTHQIRVHLSHLGFPIAGDDKYGDFTLNRELQKAGLKRMFLHAATLSLCHPLTGEPIAMEAPLPAELSNFVARIENNEKRDYGAPP